Proteins from a single region of Paramormyrops kingsleyae isolate MSU_618 chromosome 9, PKINGS_0.4, whole genome shotgun sequence:
- the rorc gene encoding nuclear receptor ROR-alpha A isoform X2, giving the protein MENDSQSSDPTNREAPSKRGNIVPKKTHLTQIEVIPCKICGDKSSGVHYGVITCEGCKGFFRRSQQSSVSYSCSRQSNCHIDRSSRNRCQSCRLQKCVAQGMSRDAVKFGRMSKRQRDSLIAEVERHRQQQQRLQSSPGEAPPPLPYHSKEPRNHSPHLLQPLVPSYPFHVEPELPSTSPEVHAYLDCSQGESQAAALAFRGPCASPVSSSQCRRDSGGQSEGRAERYPRFDSRQSSPQQLGLGMSRGDMRVNYEPEDSFCYPSSMLHIEEFCASILQSHRETSQYRLEELQALRWKFFTREEILAYQSKSVDEMWQHCALRLTDAVQYVVEFAKRIPGFRQLCQNDQIVLLKSGSMEIVLVRMTRMFNVENSTVFFDGKFASTELFKSLACSDLMSSVFDFAHSLCALRLNEQQVALFSALVLINAERPGLEERGRVERMRREVKLALSHTLRRDNQEGLLHKLYLKVPVLKSLCSLHIEKLRWFRQLYPLTVHSLFPPLYKELFGSDSDLSLLGIH; this is encoded by the exons GAAACATAGTGCCCAAAAAGACACATTTGA CTCAAATCGAGGTGATTCCCTGTAAGATCTGTGGCGACAAGTCATCCGGAGTACATTATGGTGTCATCACCTGTGAAGGCTGTAAG GGCTTCTTCCGGCGCAGCCAGCAGTCCAGTGTGTCCTACTCCTGCTCACGCCAAAGCAACTGCCACATAGACCGCTCCAGCCGCAACCGCTGCCAGAGCTGCCGGCTGCAGAAATGCGTGGCTCAGGGGATGAGCAGAGATG CGGTGAAGTTCGGCCGCATGTCGAAGCGACAGAGGGACTCCCTGATCGCCGAGGTGGAGAGACaccggcagcagcagcaacgcCTTCAGAGCAGCCCTGGCGAGGCGCCCCCCCCACTGCCCTACCACAGCAAGGAGCCGCGCAACCACTCGCCCCACCTGCTCCAGCCCCTGGTGCCGTCCTACCCCTTTCACGTGGAGCCTGAGCTGCCTTCCACCTCCCCAGAAGTGCACGCCTACCTAGACTGCTCCCAAGGAGAGTCCCAGGCTGCGGCCTTGGCCTTCAGGGGGCCGTGCGCATCTCCGGTGTCCAGCTCTCAGTGCCGGAGAGACAGCGGTGGCCAGTCCGAGGGGAGAG CAGAGAGGTACCCGAGATTTGACTCCCGCCAGTCGTCTCCCCAGCAGTTGGGCTTGGGGATGTCCCGGGGGGACATGAGGGTGAATTATGAGCCAGAGGACTCCTTCTGCTACCCCAGCTCCATGCTGCACATAG AGGAGTTCTGCGCCAGCATCCTGCAATCTCACAGGGAGACCAGTCAGTATCGGTTGGAGGAGCTGCAAGCTTTGCGATGGAAATTCTTCACCAGGGAGGAGATTCTCGCCTACCAGAGCAAG TCTGTGGATGAAATGTGGCAGCACTGTGCCCTCAGGCTGACAGACGCTGTCCAGTACGTAGTGGAGTTTGCCAAACGCATCCCGGGCTTCCGGCAGCTGTGTCAGAACGACCAGATAGTTCTGCTCAAGAGCG GCTCCATGGAGATTGTCCTGGTGAGAATGACCCGGATGTTCAACGTGGAAAACAGCACGGTCTTCTTTGATGGCAAGTTCGCCAGCACAGAGCTTTTCAAGTCCCTCG CCTGCAGCGACCTGATGTCCTCAGTGTTTGACTTTGCTCACAGCCTGTGCGCTCTGCGTCTGAATGAGCAGCAGGTGGCGCTCTTCAGTGCCCTGGTACTAATCAATGCAG AACGTCCGGGTCTGGAGGAGAGGGGCAGGGTGGAGAGAATGAGGAGGGAGGTGAAGCTAGCACTTAGCCACACCCTGCGCAGAGACAACCAGGAGGGCCTACTACACAAG CTCTACCTGAAAGTGCCAGTATTGAAATCATTGTGCAGCCTGCATATTGAGAAGTTACGCTGGTTTCGGCAGCTGTACCCCCTCACTGTGCACTCCCTCTTCCCCCCCCTATACAAAGAGCTATTTGGCTCAGACTCAGACCTCTCCCTGCTGGGCATTCACTGA
- the rorc gene encoding nuclear receptor ROR-alpha A isoform X1 gives MENDSQSSDPTNREAPSKRGNIVPKKTHLTQIEVIPCKICGDKSSGVHYGVITCEGCKGFFRRSQQSSVSYSCSRQSNCHIDRSSRNRCQSCRLQKCVAQGMSRDAVKFGRMSKRQRDSLIAEVERHRQQQQRLQSSPGEAPPPLPYHSKEPRNHSPHLLQPLVPSYPFHVEPELPSTSPEVHAYLDCSQGESQAAALAFRGPCASPVSSSQCRRDSGGQSEGRAAERYPRFDSRQSSPQQLGLGMSRGDMRVNYEPEDSFCYPSSMLHIEEFCASILQSHRETSQYRLEELQALRWKFFTREEILAYQSKSVDEMWQHCALRLTDAVQYVVEFAKRIPGFRQLCQNDQIVLLKSGSMEIVLVRMTRMFNVENSTVFFDGKFASTELFKSLACSDLMSSVFDFAHSLCALRLNEQQVALFSALVLINAERPGLEERGRVERMRREVKLALSHTLRRDNQEGLLHKLYLKVPVLKSLCSLHIEKLRWFRQLYPLTVHSLFPPLYKELFGSDSDLSLLGIH, from the exons GAAACATAGTGCCCAAAAAGACACATTTGA CTCAAATCGAGGTGATTCCCTGTAAGATCTGTGGCGACAAGTCATCCGGAGTACATTATGGTGTCATCACCTGTGAAGGCTGTAAG GGCTTCTTCCGGCGCAGCCAGCAGTCCAGTGTGTCCTACTCCTGCTCACGCCAAAGCAACTGCCACATAGACCGCTCCAGCCGCAACCGCTGCCAGAGCTGCCGGCTGCAGAAATGCGTGGCTCAGGGGATGAGCAGAGATG CGGTGAAGTTCGGCCGCATGTCGAAGCGACAGAGGGACTCCCTGATCGCCGAGGTGGAGAGACaccggcagcagcagcaacgcCTTCAGAGCAGCCCTGGCGAGGCGCCCCCCCCACTGCCCTACCACAGCAAGGAGCCGCGCAACCACTCGCCCCACCTGCTCCAGCCCCTGGTGCCGTCCTACCCCTTTCACGTGGAGCCTGAGCTGCCTTCCACCTCCCCAGAAGTGCACGCCTACCTAGACTGCTCCCAAGGAGAGTCCCAGGCTGCGGCCTTGGCCTTCAGGGGGCCGTGCGCATCTCCGGTGTCCAGCTCTCAGTGCCGGAGAGACAGCGGTGGCCAGTCCGAGGGGAGAG CAGCAGAGAGGTACCCGAGATTTGACTCCCGCCAGTCGTCTCCCCAGCAGTTGGGCTTGGGGATGTCCCGGGGGGACATGAGGGTGAATTATGAGCCAGAGGACTCCTTCTGCTACCCCAGCTCCATGCTGCACATAG AGGAGTTCTGCGCCAGCATCCTGCAATCTCACAGGGAGACCAGTCAGTATCGGTTGGAGGAGCTGCAAGCTTTGCGATGGAAATTCTTCACCAGGGAGGAGATTCTCGCCTACCAGAGCAAG TCTGTGGATGAAATGTGGCAGCACTGTGCCCTCAGGCTGACAGACGCTGTCCAGTACGTAGTGGAGTTTGCCAAACGCATCCCGGGCTTCCGGCAGCTGTGTCAGAACGACCAGATAGTTCTGCTCAAGAGCG GCTCCATGGAGATTGTCCTGGTGAGAATGACCCGGATGTTCAACGTGGAAAACAGCACGGTCTTCTTTGATGGCAAGTTCGCCAGCACAGAGCTTTTCAAGTCCCTCG CCTGCAGCGACCTGATGTCCTCAGTGTTTGACTTTGCTCACAGCCTGTGCGCTCTGCGTCTGAATGAGCAGCAGGTGGCGCTCTTCAGTGCCCTGGTACTAATCAATGCAG AACGTCCGGGTCTGGAGGAGAGGGGCAGGGTGGAGAGAATGAGGAGGGAGGTGAAGCTAGCACTTAGCCACACCCTGCGCAGAGACAACCAGGAGGGCCTACTACACAAG CTCTACCTGAAAGTGCCAGTATTGAAATCATTGTGCAGCCTGCATATTGAGAAGTTACGCTGGTTTCGGCAGCTGTACCCCCTCACTGTGCACTCCCTCTTCCCCCCCCTATACAAAGAGCTATTTGGCTCAGACTCAGACCTCTCCCTGCTGGGCATTCACTGA
- the rorc gene encoding nuclear receptor ROR-alpha A isoform X4, with translation MRAQIEVIPCKICGDKSSGVHYGVITCEGCKGFFRRSQQSSVSYSCSRQSNCHIDRSSRNRCQSCRLQKCVAQGMSRDAVKFGRMSKRQRDSLIAEVERHRQQQQRLQSSPGEAPPPLPYHSKEPRNHSPHLLQPLVPSYPFHVEPELPSTSPEVHAYLDCSQGESQAAALAFRGPCASPVSSSQCRRDSGGQSEGRAAERYPRFDSRQSSPQQLGLGMSRGDMRVNYEPEDSFCYPSSMLHIEEFCASILQSHRETSQYRLEELQALRWKFFTREEILAYQSKSVDEMWQHCALRLTDAVQYVVEFAKRIPGFRQLCQNDQIVLLKSGSMEIVLVRMTRMFNVENSTVFFDGKFASTELFKSLACSDLMSSVFDFAHSLCALRLNEQQVALFSALVLINAERPGLEERGRVERMRREVKLALSHTLRRDNQEGLLHKLYLKVPVLKSLCSLHIEKLRWFRQLYPLTVHSLFPPLYKELFGSDSDLSLLGIH, from the exons ATGAGAG CTCAAATCGAGGTGATTCCCTGTAAGATCTGTGGCGACAAGTCATCCGGAGTACATTATGGTGTCATCACCTGTGAAGGCTGTAAG GGCTTCTTCCGGCGCAGCCAGCAGTCCAGTGTGTCCTACTCCTGCTCACGCCAAAGCAACTGCCACATAGACCGCTCCAGCCGCAACCGCTGCCAGAGCTGCCGGCTGCAGAAATGCGTGGCTCAGGGGATGAGCAGAGATG CGGTGAAGTTCGGCCGCATGTCGAAGCGACAGAGGGACTCCCTGATCGCCGAGGTGGAGAGACaccggcagcagcagcaacgcCTTCAGAGCAGCCCTGGCGAGGCGCCCCCCCCACTGCCCTACCACAGCAAGGAGCCGCGCAACCACTCGCCCCACCTGCTCCAGCCCCTGGTGCCGTCCTACCCCTTTCACGTGGAGCCTGAGCTGCCTTCCACCTCCCCAGAAGTGCACGCCTACCTAGACTGCTCCCAAGGAGAGTCCCAGGCTGCGGCCTTGGCCTTCAGGGGGCCGTGCGCATCTCCGGTGTCCAGCTCTCAGTGCCGGAGAGACAGCGGTGGCCAGTCCGAGGGGAGAG CAGCAGAGAGGTACCCGAGATTTGACTCCCGCCAGTCGTCTCCCCAGCAGTTGGGCTTGGGGATGTCCCGGGGGGACATGAGGGTGAATTATGAGCCAGAGGACTCCTTCTGCTACCCCAGCTCCATGCTGCACATAG AGGAGTTCTGCGCCAGCATCCTGCAATCTCACAGGGAGACCAGTCAGTATCGGTTGGAGGAGCTGCAAGCTTTGCGATGGAAATTCTTCACCAGGGAGGAGATTCTCGCCTACCAGAGCAAG TCTGTGGATGAAATGTGGCAGCACTGTGCCCTCAGGCTGACAGACGCTGTCCAGTACGTAGTGGAGTTTGCCAAACGCATCCCGGGCTTCCGGCAGCTGTGTCAGAACGACCAGATAGTTCTGCTCAAGAGCG GCTCCATGGAGATTGTCCTGGTGAGAATGACCCGGATGTTCAACGTGGAAAACAGCACGGTCTTCTTTGATGGCAAGTTCGCCAGCACAGAGCTTTTCAAGTCCCTCG CCTGCAGCGACCTGATGTCCTCAGTGTTTGACTTTGCTCACAGCCTGTGCGCTCTGCGTCTGAATGAGCAGCAGGTGGCGCTCTTCAGTGCCCTGGTACTAATCAATGCAG AACGTCCGGGTCTGGAGGAGAGGGGCAGGGTGGAGAGAATGAGGAGGGAGGTGAAGCTAGCACTTAGCCACACCCTGCGCAGAGACAACCAGGAGGGCCTACTACACAAG CTCTACCTGAAAGTGCCAGTATTGAAATCATTGTGCAGCCTGCATATTGAGAAGTTACGCTGGTTTCGGCAGCTGTACCCCCTCACTGTGCACTCCCTCTTCCCCCCCCTATACAAAGAGCTATTTGGCTCAGACTCAGACCTCTCCCTGCTGGGCATTCACTGA
- the rorc gene encoding nuclear receptor ROR-alpha A isoform X3, translating to MENDSQSSDPTNREAPSKRAQIEVIPCKICGDKSSGVHYGVITCEGCKGFFRRSQQSSVSYSCSRQSNCHIDRSSRNRCQSCRLQKCVAQGMSRDAVKFGRMSKRQRDSLIAEVERHRQQQQRLQSSPGEAPPPLPYHSKEPRNHSPHLLQPLVPSYPFHVEPELPSTSPEVHAYLDCSQGESQAAALAFRGPCASPVSSSQCRRDSGGQSEGRAAERYPRFDSRQSSPQQLGLGMSRGDMRVNYEPEDSFCYPSSMLHIEEFCASILQSHRETSQYRLEELQALRWKFFTREEILAYQSKSVDEMWQHCALRLTDAVQYVVEFAKRIPGFRQLCQNDQIVLLKSGSMEIVLVRMTRMFNVENSTVFFDGKFASTELFKSLACSDLMSSVFDFAHSLCALRLNEQQVALFSALVLINAERPGLEERGRVERMRREVKLALSHTLRRDNQEGLLHKLYLKVPVLKSLCSLHIEKLRWFRQLYPLTVHSLFPPLYKELFGSDSDLSLLGIH from the exons CTCAAATCGAGGTGATTCCCTGTAAGATCTGTGGCGACAAGTCATCCGGAGTACATTATGGTGTCATCACCTGTGAAGGCTGTAAG GGCTTCTTCCGGCGCAGCCAGCAGTCCAGTGTGTCCTACTCCTGCTCACGCCAAAGCAACTGCCACATAGACCGCTCCAGCCGCAACCGCTGCCAGAGCTGCCGGCTGCAGAAATGCGTGGCTCAGGGGATGAGCAGAGATG CGGTGAAGTTCGGCCGCATGTCGAAGCGACAGAGGGACTCCCTGATCGCCGAGGTGGAGAGACaccggcagcagcagcaacgcCTTCAGAGCAGCCCTGGCGAGGCGCCCCCCCCACTGCCCTACCACAGCAAGGAGCCGCGCAACCACTCGCCCCACCTGCTCCAGCCCCTGGTGCCGTCCTACCCCTTTCACGTGGAGCCTGAGCTGCCTTCCACCTCCCCAGAAGTGCACGCCTACCTAGACTGCTCCCAAGGAGAGTCCCAGGCTGCGGCCTTGGCCTTCAGGGGGCCGTGCGCATCTCCGGTGTCCAGCTCTCAGTGCCGGAGAGACAGCGGTGGCCAGTCCGAGGGGAGAG CAGCAGAGAGGTACCCGAGATTTGACTCCCGCCAGTCGTCTCCCCAGCAGTTGGGCTTGGGGATGTCCCGGGGGGACATGAGGGTGAATTATGAGCCAGAGGACTCCTTCTGCTACCCCAGCTCCATGCTGCACATAG AGGAGTTCTGCGCCAGCATCCTGCAATCTCACAGGGAGACCAGTCAGTATCGGTTGGAGGAGCTGCAAGCTTTGCGATGGAAATTCTTCACCAGGGAGGAGATTCTCGCCTACCAGAGCAAG TCTGTGGATGAAATGTGGCAGCACTGTGCCCTCAGGCTGACAGACGCTGTCCAGTACGTAGTGGAGTTTGCCAAACGCATCCCGGGCTTCCGGCAGCTGTGTCAGAACGACCAGATAGTTCTGCTCAAGAGCG GCTCCATGGAGATTGTCCTGGTGAGAATGACCCGGATGTTCAACGTGGAAAACAGCACGGTCTTCTTTGATGGCAAGTTCGCCAGCACAGAGCTTTTCAAGTCCCTCG CCTGCAGCGACCTGATGTCCTCAGTGTTTGACTTTGCTCACAGCCTGTGCGCTCTGCGTCTGAATGAGCAGCAGGTGGCGCTCTTCAGTGCCCTGGTACTAATCAATGCAG AACGTCCGGGTCTGGAGGAGAGGGGCAGGGTGGAGAGAATGAGGAGGGAGGTGAAGCTAGCACTTAGCCACACCCTGCGCAGAGACAACCAGGAGGGCCTACTACACAAG CTCTACCTGAAAGTGCCAGTATTGAAATCATTGTGCAGCCTGCATATTGAGAAGTTACGCTGGTTTCGGCAGCTGTACCCCCTCACTGTGCACTCCCTCTTCCCCCCCCTATACAAAGAGCTATTTGGCTCAGACTCAGACCTCTCCCTGCTGGGCATTCACTGA